The DNA window AATGCGTAAAGTTGTACAGCAAAAAGGTATCGAAGTAGATCTGCGCGAGGGACATTTTTTGGATATCCCTATGCAAGAGGAGGAAAAGGTAGATGCTATTGTAAGCTCCTACGCTTTTCATCATCTAACCTTAAGGGAAAAACAAAGGGCTCTAGAAAGTTTGAAAAAATATATGCAGGCCCACACTCTCATTATTTTTGCTGATACTTCATTTGAGGATGAAGGTAAAAAGCTAGAGATTATGGAGAGAGCGGAGCGGCAAGGGAAACCTAATCTGCTGGAAGATCTTAAAACAGAGTTTTATGAAACGATTGAGGATTTGGAAGAAATATATAAGGCTTCAGGCTTTGACGTGGACTTTGAACAAAAAAACCGGTACGTTTGGATTAGTGTGGCGAAATTATCTGAGAAGTAAAGGAAGAATGGTTTCTTGCAAGCAGTAGCTTTAACTCTGCTTGCTTTTTTGTGTTTCTAGTTTGTATATTGAAATGAAGATTTATCTTATTAGTTAAAAGGTAGCCGTAATGATTGAAAAAGCTTAATATAAAACTGTCAACTTAGAGAAGCGATTAGTTAAAGAAAAAAGGAAAGTGAAAAAGAACAGGGAAACATAAATGAAGGAAGAGAGAAAGAAACAGTGAAAGAGAGAAAAAGATAAAGAAAGAGAAAAAGTAAGAAATAAGGAAAGAGAAATAGTAAGAAATAAGGAAAGAGAAGCCAAGGAGTGAGATTTTTTAGAGAAGCTAGACATGGAAATCTATCAACAAGCGAAAGAATTTATTACTAAATGCTACACAGAAATAAAACAAGTAGAGAAAATAGAGAGCAGGCTCATAGAAATAGAGAATGAGCTCAAGGAAAGTGGTCATTATGAGCATACAGCCATAGAGCTTGAGCACGGAGCAAAGATGGCTTGGAGAAATAGTAATAAGTGTATCGGAAGATTGTTCTGGTCCTCCCTAAGGGTGATTGATGCTAGAGAAAAAACGTCTGAGGAAGAGGTTTATCAGGCGATAAAGGAGCATATTAAGTTCGCTACAAACGATGGGAGGATCATTCCTACCATTACCATTTTTGCTCCAAAGGTACAGGGCAATCAGCAGTTCCGTCTATGGAACCATCAGTTAATCCGTTACGCAGGTTATGAGCAATGAATTAAAGAAGCCTAATTACTTTTATCAAGAACAACCGTATTAGATAATAAAGGAAAAACAACAAAGCTAAGCGAATCCTATATTAATAGCAAAGGATTGAATAGAAAAAAATAGATTACTGCAGTACAGGATACAAGGAGGATCACCAATGAGCACTGCCATGGAGGGACAAGCAAAGGAGAAAATCATTGCTGCCGCCTTAGAGCACTTTTATTATACGGGATTTAGTGGAACAACCATCCGTCAAATTGCGACGAAAGCCGGAGTCAATCAGGCGTTAATTTCCTATTACTTCGGAGGAAAAAAAGGTTTGCTTGAAGCATTAATGGTTCAATTTTATGAGGATTTTTTTAAGGCCATTGATGGTGCTTCGGAGAAGAATGAGTTACTTACACCTATGGATAAGCTAATTCAAATAATGCAGACAGCCTTTGACTATTTATTTGAACAGTATAAAATGACAAGGTTTATTTACCGTGAGCTAACATTGGATTCTACATTAATTAGAGAAGTAATGACCATTTACCTCAACAAAGAAAAATATTACTACGCCAATATATTAGAAGAGATTCAAGAAATAGAAGAAGGACCAGCATTTGATGTTGAAATGATGGTCCTCCAGTTAACGAACGCTTTATATATGCCTTTCTTACAGCCACAAGCAATTAGAGAGGTATACCATATTGAGCCGACAGGAGAAGAGTTTAAGAAACGATACTTCTTACAGCTTAAGCTGTACATCCAGACCCTTTTTAGCCTTCGCTAGTGCACAGCTGAAGTTTGGATTTCTATTCATGTATGTCACGTCTCTTATTTGTTATTTCCTTTTTTCACATACCTCTTCAAAATCTGTATATCGATAGCCAACCTCCTGTGGTCGATGTGCATCTGAACCAAATACAAAAGGAATTCGCAAAGAAAGGGCATAATGCAAAAGCTGATCTGAAGGATAACGCTCTAAGCAGTCCTCCTTACGATAACCAGCCGTATTAAAATCTAATGAGTACCCCCGCTCTTTTATATCCTGTAGGGTAATTAGGGCCTGCTCCCACCAAACCTCTTTTTGAGTAGAAGGGAACTTTCTTTTAAACTTTTCAATAAGTGAAAAATGCCCAATACGCTTTGGTTTATGTGGTCCTAAATCTGCTTTAACTGCTTGCTGTAGAATTTGATAGTAATGTAGATAGACTAAATCAACCGTTGAAAAATGCTGGATAAGCTCCTGCTCAAAAAAATCTGCTGTAAAGTCTAAAATCTTCCACTCAGTACCTATGGGCAAGAAATGCAAGGAAAGAATAGAGTCCTGAAGTCTAGGTCCATATTTATTTAGAAATGCTTTTGTTTCATGCTCTAGTCCATGGATATAATCCACTTCAAGCCCGATTCTTACTTCAATTTTGTCTTTATATTTTTCTTTTACCCTTTCTGCTTCAGCTAAATATTGCTCTAGAACGTTGTAAGCCATCGCGCTGTCCTGATCAGGAACAGGGTCGGCAAAGCTTGGAGGTAAAGGTGCGTGTTCTGTCACACTATAGATATCGAAACCTAACTGAATGGCTTGTTCTACATAATCCTCTAAAGGATAGCTGCTTCCATGCGGACAAAAAGGCGTATGAGTATGTCCATCCCATTTCATAGATGTCCCCTCTTTCGGATAAAATTCTACTTTTATGACGAAGAAAAATCGATTAATGCTGTCAAAAACCGTTTCATGTTTTATAATAGCTATAATGAACGTTATTTGTATAGTTTTTTATCTTTTTACTGTCGAGAGAAGGGTTTTCCTGTCAGTAGGCAGAATGTATATAATACTCGAAGATCGTCTTAGCCATAATCATCGTCTAAAAGCAGAAAGGAAAGCTAATGATATGACCTTATATAGAAAGAAGATCGGGATACATATTCTAATCGTGCTTATTCTATTTATTTTGCCAGCACAAATGGCTTACGCTCAATTTCCAGATAGAGAGCATACACATTTAGTAGATCCACAGGAGTATCTTAGCTCTCCAGAGCGCGTATCGTTAAACGGTGAGCTTTCTCAATTTGAGCATGATTATGTAGTCGTGCTAATAGATGAGCTTGAAGAACCGCAGCGCTTTACGAATGATTTATTTGTTCATTATAGCCTTACTGACACTTCCGTATTGTTTGTTATCGCCGTGGAAGAAGGAAATAAGCTGTACTATGCGTACGGAGAACAGCTTGACCAATTAGGCTTAACGGATGAGAGAATCGAGTCAAGAGTTTCTACGATCTATCAAAGCTATGCAGATCAGCAGAATTATGCGACAGCTATGAAGTCACTTATACAAGGCATCGAAACAGATCTTGTTCAGTTGGCTGAACAAAGATCTCGTGAAGCAGAGCTTACAGTAGGGGGCCAACAGAATGAACAGTTAACAGAGGAAGCTAGTGATGCAGATTCCTCCATGCCGTGGTGGGTAATTCTGCTCATCGTTTTATTTATTGGCTTAATTGTGTTTATTGTATTCAGTATCTTATATCGCCGTAAGGTTATGCGCTCAGTGGATGAATTAGAAGCAGAGAAAATCAAATTAGAGAATCGTCCTTTCTCAGCACAGCTTTCTCGTGTCAAAGGCTTAAAGATGGCCGGGGAAACAGAGGAAAGCTTTGAGAAGTGGAGAGCCAAATGGGAGGAAATTCTAACTGTTTCTTTACCAGAAATTGAAGAGGTTTTAATTGATATTGAGGATTATGCTGATCACTATCGATTTATTAGAGCGGCACAGCTCCTCCGAGAAACGAAAGCTACATTGAATCAAATTGAGTCGGAGTTAGATCAAATTGTACAGGAAATCGATGAATTAACATCAAGTGAGAAGCAAAGTAGAGAAAAGATCTCTTATTTGCATGAACAGTATCAGGAGGTTAAGTCAGCTCTGCAAAAGGAATCCTTAGCTCTAGGTATTTCTTATCCAGTGTGGCATGAGAAGTTCAAGAAAACAGGGACTTGGTTTGAAAGCTTTGAGGCCGCTCAACAGAACGGTGATTATTTAAGCGCTCAGGATTATGTTCAAGCGATTGAAGATGTGTTCACACAAATTAGAGAAGCTCTGGAGGAAATCCCAGCTTGCCTTACATTAATAGAAAATGAAATTCCGGGTCAATTGAATGAGCTACTCCAGGCCATTGATGAGATGAAGGAAAAAGGATATGTCTTAGAGCATACTGGTGTACAGGAGCGTTACGAAGAGCTCAAGAAAAAACAATTAACCGTTGTTCAGTACATGCAAGATGGTCAAATTAAAGAAATGAAGGAATGGATTGGACAAGTTCAAGGTGAAATTGAGGAGCTTTTCTTATTACTGGAGGAAGAGGTTACATCAAAGGCGTTTGTTTTAGATAAGCTAGAGATTATTCCTTCTCTGCTTGAAGAGATGAATGAAACGTCCACGAAGCTCGGTGAAAACGTGCAGATTACAAAAGCGTCGTACTCGTGGGAAAACGAGTGGGAAGAAGAATTTAAAGCCTTGTCAGATAGACTTATTCAGCTTACTGAAAAAGGTGGTCAAATTAAGCAGCTTCAGGAGGAAGTTGAAGAAAAATATCCTGAGCTGAGAACACAAATTATGCACTTTATTGAGGAATATGATCAGTATAAGATGAAGGTGCAAGCTTTTGAGGAAACGATCAACAAGCTTCGTGAGGAAGAGTTAAAGGCAAGAGAGACGGCTGTTCAGCTTAAGCAGACGTTGGTTAAGCTAAGATTAAAGCTTAGAAAAAGTAATCTGCCAGGTGTTCCTGAGCATATCAGCATTGGCTTAGGTATGGCAGAGGAAGCTGTAGATGAGCTACAGGTCATTTTGCAGCAACAACAAATTGAGCTACCGAGAGTTTTACACGTGCTCAAGGATGCTAAAACAGAGGTTGAGTCTGTATCACAGGCTACGAAATCGGTGATTACACAGGCACATAAAGCAGAGCAATATATTCAGTACGGGAACCGATTTAGACGCTACGATACGCATGTTGATGAGCTTTTACAGGAAGCTGAAGCAGCGTTCCGTCGTTGCCAATATCGTGAAGCATTAGATTATGCTGAAGCATCATTGGATAAAGCTGATCGTCAATGGAGGGATGTTTTTGACGTAGAGGAGGAGCAGACGGGCTCGTAGGGTATGATTAGAATGATTAATTAAAGTACGTATACAACAATTTAACAGGTATATGCCAAGAAGTGGCATATACCTGTTTTTTAGTTAAATCTATTTAGAGCTAGTTGCCATACAGTTCGATAACAGATTGCTTTAGTGTCTTGTAACGGTAGCAAAGTTCTTTTATTCATGTGATACCTTCTTCCGACAAATTCTTATGACCAATATATCACTATGATTGGAAAAATCAAACAGCTTAATTTTGTACATGTTTAGGCTTGCCAAGCATATATTTTACTATCAGAAGGCTATAGAGCTTGGACAGGAAGGAGTGTGGCGGCATGGATCTAGGAAATAGCTTTTATATGCTAGTGGGAGGCATTGTTCTGCTGGGGGGAATTGCTTTAGTTGGCAATTTGCAGCTAGCCTCTTTTTTTCGACATTGGCTTGAGCAGCTCAAACAATATGAGCACAGAGCAGAGCTACTCGCTCAAGCTAGGCCGAATCATCTTTTAGAAGAAATGATAGAGGAATATTCACAGTATAGAAAGGATGGGCTTGAGTGGATTAATACTCAGGCGTTGATTGAACAAAGGGTTTACAAAGAGCAGCTTAATCTGTTTGGCTTGTTTCGCCTTCCTATTTCAGTTATTGAACGAGTTATTCTTCAAATTCCTTCGTGGGTAATTATTTTAGGGTTATTAGGAACATTTGCTGGCTTAACAATGGCTCTTTTTGCCATGCAGGGGGCGTTAGTGCAATTTGGAACGGATGCTGGAGATGAAATGCTTTCTGTGTCCTCAATTGTAGCGGCCATTGCTGAACCGTTTCAAGGGATGAGCTTTGCTTTTCTAACAAGTATTGCTGGAATAGGGATGTCCTTTATTCTTACTTTCCTTCAATCAGGTTTTCTATCTAAGCTTGGTATTGGACCAAATGCAGCTCAGCTTAAACAACTGTTTTTAACACGCTGTGAGGGTTTTTTAGATCATCAGGTACAGAAGGCTGTCCAGCAGCAGAAGCCAACAGACTCCTTGGAGCGTGTACTGGATCGGTTAGTAGATAAGGTAAAGGAAAGCTTTGATCAAAGTGTGGCCGCATTCGGTGGTGAAATCATTCAAATGACTAAGCGGATGGAAGGAAGTATTGAGGGCTTGAGTCAGGTAGTTACTCAATCGCAGGAATTCACTAGTCGATTCTACGAGGGGACATCACAGCTCACAGATTTTGGCGCTATCCTGCAAGCAACAATTACACAGTTCCAAAAGCATGAGGATCAAGTTGCTGGACGATTGGAGCAGTTGAACAAGCAAATCACTTTACTCCAGCAGGAGCTAAAGCAGCTTACACAACGTACGATAGACAGCAATCAAGGCTTGCAAAAAATGATGGAACGCTCTGATCAGATCGTGCAGCAATCTGTACGTAGAAATGAAGAAATGAATCAATTATATAGGCAGCAGGGTGAAGAAAATCAAAGGAAATTTTATGAGATATGGGAGGAGCAAAAGAGGAATGAACAACAGCGTCAGGATCAGTGGCATTATCGTTACCAAGAGAAAAATGACCAGTTCTCAAGAGCCGCTGAATCCTTCGGGCAGGCTGTCCAGCATTTAGAAAGACAATGGGAGGAAGGAACCGAGCGCTTTAAAAGAGATATGCTCAATCAGATGGGACAGATTATAGAGAAAACGGCAAGTCGTCAGCAGAACAGTCAGACGTCTGAAAGAGAATTAAGGGATATGATCCGTGGCCTTGAGTCGATTCATCATTTGCTAGAAAGAGAATTTCAGAATATCTATCGCTTCTCTCAGGATGCGAATCAAATTTTATACACGATCTATGAATGGGGAAGAAGTCAGATGAGTCAAAAGAGATATGAGAATGATGAGTCTGCAAGACCTGTTGTTCGAGAGAGAAGATATTAAATAGAGTAGGGACATTAGGGATATTCCATTTTATAGGGAAAAGAAGTTATTTGGAACAAAGTTGAATGACCAGCTTCAAAAGAGAAACTTGCTATGAAGGAGGAGCTAATAGTGAAGGGAAGAAAGAGTTACTTTGAAAGTGAAAATGAGCAGACATCCTTCTGGCCTTCCTTTACGGATATGATGAGCACCATCGTTCTAGTTATGTTATTTGTAGCGTTAATTGCGTTTGTCCAAAGCATCTTTGACGCGTATGAGCAGAGAGAAATTAAGCGTGAAATGGCTAAAGTAGCTTCAGTTAAACAGCATATTTCTGATTTAATTCAACAAGAACTGGAGGATAAGCTAGGGAAAGACCAAGTAGTACGGGGACCAAATAATACAATTGCCATAGAGGGAGATATTTTATTTGACACGGGTCAGGCTGAGATTAGTGAGCGTGGGAGAGAGGTGCTTAGCTCCTTAGCGTATGCCTTTGAGGATATTTTACAGCAGGACGATATTAGTGAGTATCTATATATTATACTGGTTGAAGGGCATACAGATCGAGTCCCCTATGATAACTGGACATTATCTACTCAACGTGCGGTGGCCGTTGTAAAGTATATTCTAGATGTAAACCCTGTTTTGGGGCAGGAGGACTTTGCCAAGTATTTTGCTGCTACCGGTTATTCTGAATTTAAGCCAATAGTTGAGGGAAATGATGCTGCATCATTAAGGCAAAACAGAAGAATTTCCTTTCAAATTATCTTAGATGATGAGAAATGGAAAAATAACCTATATCAGCTAATGAGCATAGAGGATTAAATGTTAAGTTACCTCTCCTTTTTGATAAGAGGAGAGGCAGCCTGCTATTTTACAAAAAAATATTATCTACTTGTCTAACTTCATAACGATACGGATTCTCTAAAATTTATTTGCATTAACTTAATGAGCAAACTTATGTTGACCGATTTCAGTCACAACTGTCCGAGTGCGAATCCATTTATCTGAGCTAATTTTAGCGTTATAGAAGTAGAGTGATCCATCCGTAGGGTCTTCTCCTGATAGAGCCTCCTTAGCTGCATCAAAGGATTCCTCAGATGGAGTAACTCGATTTATTCTCCCATTTCCAACAGGTGAAAATTGATAGACTTTATTTACTCTTTGATAGATCACCTCTTCGATTGAATCAGGGAACCAATCATCTTCAACACGATTAAGTACCACACTTCCAACGGCCACCTTACCTAGATAAGGCTCTCCCTCAGCTTCAGCTTCAATAATTCTTGCTAGAAGTTCAATGTCTTCCTCTGATGCCTGTAAAACCTGTTGAGTTGCTTCATTTTCACTTTCAGAACCGGAGTACTGGTCAATAGATTGATCCGATGCTCCTATATCTTCTACTAGTGGTGTCATGCTAGAAACAGTTATAGTAGATTTTTTGTCGTGGTCGTGTTTAGATATCGCCTGCTCGTCAAGCTCAGACTTGTACCATGGATAAGTAGCACCCATATAGCCTAACCCTCTTGTAAAGACAGAATCTTGACTTAAACGATTCTCTTCAAATGAACGCGATTCTGTGCTTTGTGACTGCAGTCGATTTTGTTGTAGCCAATGATAGCTAGTATACGAGAAAGTAGGGTTGTAACTGAGATTGCCAAGTCTTTCTCTTAAACCTCTCAGAAACGCTGTTGAATTTAGAGTTGTAGAAGTATCTTTGTCTTCCTGATCCTCCTTTGGATCAGGTAACTTTTCCTCTTCTAACCTGTTATTCTCATTTGGCAGAAGTAATACCTGACCAATTTGTAGCACTGATGAATCTAGCTTATTAAGCTCCTGTAAATCTTGAATATCTAGATGAAAGCGATCGGCAATTTTCCATAGACTATCTCCTTCTTGCACGATATAACTCTCAGAATCTGTTAAAGTGGTTGGGATAAGTAGATTCTGTCCAACGTAAATGATATCTGTTGTTAATTGATTCATTTGTTTGAGTTCATTTACATCAACTTTATAAAATTGGGCAATTCCCCAAAGTGTATCCCCATTTTCAACTTCATGTATATGATCGTTCATTTCTGCTTGAATTGGTTGTACGAAAGAAAAGCTTAGTAGATAGATAAAACCAAGCGTACAGAAAAGTTGAAACAACGATCGTTTGCTTTTTAATAGATAAAAAAACTTACTCATTTGTTTCTTCCTCCTATTTACGTCATTTATAGTAAACTTTGTTCACTACATGTCTACTAATCTATCCACATTTACAAGTTTTATACATTTTGGTGAATGCCTTGTGCGCTTACCCAATTTATATAGACACGTAACCATTAAGAAAAAGGCTGAATATGTTACACAGACGGGAAGAGACTACAAGTATTTAATGGGTGAGGATAACAGGTAATTGAAGAAATACAGAGGAAGGGGATACTTATGGTAGAACGGAATAAAAGGTTGATGAAACGGAAGAAAAGATCACGTGTTGGTAGAAGCAGTTTAGATTATGGATTCACATGGGATGTGGATAATCACTTTGAAGTGGTTCAGGAAAGTCATTTAACAGCCGATGATAAGAGTCAAAACGAAGCGATTACTGCAGCAGGCACTACAAGTCTCCAAGCTGTACCTCCTATAAAGAAACAAGACAGCCTTACTAACCTAGAAAACATGGGCAAACAAAGTGTAGAACAGAAAAGCTTAGCTTCGTTGACTGAAAGAATAGCTGAGCAGAACGTATCCATGATTTACAGTTCTGATTTAATAGACGGTGCAGTGACAAATGATAAGCTGTCTACTAATGCTGTAGATACATCAAAAATTAAAAAAGGGAGCATTACCTCCGAATTAATAAAAGATTATGCGGTTGATCATTCAAAGCTAGCCAACCATAGTGTCATTACTTCAAAAATTTCACCAGAAGCGATTGTTGAGGAGCATATCGCTGACTTTTCAATTTCTGCAAAAAAGCTACAAAATCATAGTATCTCAGCAGAAAAAATAAAAAATCAATCCATTACCTCTGAAAAATTAGCAGATAAGATTATTGATCCCATGAAAATTGCCGATGGAGCTATACGAGGTAGACATCTTCAGGAACAAGCTATTGCATCTGAGCATATTCAGGAACAATCGATTACATCAGATAAAATTAAAAATGGAACAATTCAAACGAATGATTTAGAGAATCACAGTATTATCTCCTCTAAAATAGCGAATGACGCCGTTACTTCTCAAAAATTAGCGAAGCAGTCCGTCCAATCTATTCATATAGAACATAAAGCAATTCAGGACCATCATATTGATACTTTTGCTATTCAATCCCAGCATCTAGCTGAGCATATCATTACAACACCTAAGCTCGCTTCTAAATCTATTTCAACGGATAAGCTAATGGATCACAGTGTAAGCTCAGAAAAGCTTAGCCCTTTAGCTGTCCATACAGATCATATTAAAAACGCAGCGATAATAGCAGATAAATTAGCTCCCCAATCTATCACCTCAGACAAATTAGGACCTTCTTCCGTAACCACTCAAAGCTTGATTAATGAAAGTGTAACAAGTGAAAAAATTACGGACTCTGCTATTCTTGAAAATCATCTAGCACAGGGAGCAGTCACATCCTCGAGCATCGCTGATGGGGCGATACAAAGCAAGCATTTGTCTAAGGAAGCCATTCATACAGATCATATTCAAAAGCAATCGATTTCTAGTGATAAACTAGAGCCTTCAGCCATTCGGGAAGAGCACATTTCGGCGGGTTCAATTACTCGTGATAAGTTAAGCTTACAGCTCATCGATACAAATTATTTAGCGGAACAAAGCGTCACAAATGGTAAGCTAAAAAACGAAAGTGTGACATCCAATAAAATAGCAGTTGAAGCCATTCGTAGTGAGCATATAACCCCTGAGGCGATCTCCTCAGAGAAAATAGGCTATCATGCGATTGAAACTAGGCATGTTTCTCATCA is part of the Bacillus horti genome and encodes:
- a CDS encoding class I SAM-dependent DNA methyltransferase; translated protein: MNEKEKDFNPLFNEWASSYDQTVEDKDGEYNEVFENYADILAQIVGHLPQQAGRVLEFGVGTGNLTQQLVHKGHTVIGVEPSVEMRKVVQQKGIEVDLREGHFLDIPMQEEEKVDAIVSSYAFHHLTLREKQRALESLKKYMQAHTLIIFADTSFEDEGKKLEIMERAERQGKPNLLEDLKTEFYETIEDLEEIYKASGFDVDFEQKNRYVWISVAKLSEK
- a CDS encoding nitric oxide synthase oxygenase, with the translated sequence MEIYQQAKEFITKCYTEIKQVEKIESRLIEIENELKESGHYEHTAIELEHGAKMAWRNSNKCIGRLFWSSLRVIDAREKTSEEEVYQAIKEHIKFATNDGRIIPTITIFAPKVQGNQQFRLWNHQLIRYAGYEQ
- the refZ gene encoding forespore capture DNA-binding protein RefZ; this encodes MSTAMEGQAKEKIIAAALEHFYYTGFSGTTIRQIATKAGVNQALISYYFGGKKGLLEALMVQFYEDFFKAIDGASEKNELLTPMDKLIQIMQTAFDYLFEQYKMTRFIYRELTLDSTLIREVMTIYLNKEKYYYANILEEIQEIEEGPAFDVEMMVLQLTNALYMPFLQPQAIREVYHIEPTGEEFKKRYFLQLKLYIQTLFSLR
- the hisJ gene encoding histidinol-phosphatase HisJ, translating into MKWDGHTHTPFCPHGSSYPLEDYVEQAIQLGFDIYSVTEHAPLPPSFADPVPDQDSAMAYNVLEQYLAEAERVKEKYKDKIEVRIGLEVDYIHGLEHETKAFLNKYGPRLQDSILSLHFLPIGTEWKILDFTADFFEQELIQHFSTVDLVYLHYYQILQQAVKADLGPHKPKRIGHFSLIEKFKRKFPSTQKEVWWEQALITLQDIKERGYSLDFNTAGYRKEDCLERYPSDQLLHYALSLRIPFVFGSDAHRPQEVGYRYTDFEEVCEKRK
- a CDS encoding septation ring formation regulator EzrA, with the translated sequence MTLYRKKIGIHILIVLILFILPAQMAYAQFPDREHTHLVDPQEYLSSPERVSLNGELSQFEHDYVVVLIDELEEPQRFTNDLFVHYSLTDTSVLFVIAVEEGNKLYYAYGEQLDQLGLTDERIESRVSTIYQSYADQQNYATAMKSLIQGIETDLVQLAEQRSREAELTVGGQQNEQLTEEASDADSSMPWWVILLIVLFIGLIVFIVFSILYRRKVMRSVDELEAEKIKLENRPFSAQLSRVKGLKMAGETEESFEKWRAKWEEILTVSLPEIEEVLIDIEDYADHYRFIRAAQLLRETKATLNQIESELDQIVQEIDELTSSEKQSREKISYLHEQYQEVKSALQKESLALGISYPVWHEKFKKTGTWFESFEAAQQNGDYLSAQDYVQAIEDVFTQIREALEEIPACLTLIENEIPGQLNELLQAIDEMKEKGYVLEHTGVQERYEELKKKQLTVVQYMQDGQIKEMKEWIGQVQGEIEELFLLLEEEVTSKAFVLDKLEIIPSLLEEMNETSTKLGENVQITKASYSWENEWEEEFKALSDRLIQLTEKGGQIKQLQEEVEEKYPELRTQIMHFIEEYDQYKMKVQAFEETINKLREEELKARETAVQLKQTLVKLRLKLRKSNLPGVPEHISIGLGMAEEAVDELQVILQQQQIELPRVLHVLKDAKTEVESVSQATKSVITQAHKAEQYIQYGNRFRRYDTHVDELLQEAEAAFRRCQYREALDYAEASLDKADRQWRDVFDVEEEQTGS
- a CDS encoding OmpA/MotB family protein, coding for MKGRKSYFESENEQTSFWPSFTDMMSTIVLVMLFVALIAFVQSIFDAYEQREIKREMAKVASVKQHISDLIQQELEDKLGKDQVVRGPNNTIAIEGDILFDTGQAEISERGREVLSSLAYAFEDILQQDDISEYLYIILVEGHTDRVPYDNWTLSTQRAVAVVKYILDVNPVLGQEDFAKYFAATGYSEFKPIVEGNDAASLRQNRRISFQIILDDEKWKNNLYQLMSIED
- a CDS encoding cell wall hydrolase, which translates into the protein MSKFFYLLKSKRSLFQLFCTLGFIYLLSFSFVQPIQAEMNDHIHEVENGDTLWGIAQFYKVDVNELKQMNQLTTDIIYVGQNLLIPTTLTDSESYIVQEGDSLWKIADRFHLDIQDLQELNKLDSSVLQIGQVLLLPNENNRLEEEKLPDPKEDQEDKDTSTTLNSTAFLRGLRERLGNLSYNPTFSYTSYHWLQQNRLQSQSTESRSFEENRLSQDSVFTRGLGYMGATYPWYKSELDEQAISKHDHDKKSTITVSSMTPLVEDIGASDQSIDQYSGSESENEATQQVLQASEEDIELLARIIEAEAEGEPYLGKVAVGSVVLNRVEDDWFPDSIEEVIYQRVNKVYQFSPVGNGRINRVTPSEESFDAAKEALSGEDPTDGSLYFYNAKISSDKWIRTRTVVTEIGQHKFAH